In Oryza sativa Japonica Group chromosome 3, ASM3414082v1, one DNA window encodes the following:
- the LOC4331899 gene encoding uncharacterized protein — MTKISCFSALLAGKRKLSKVTSKIGYGKKSGGNEFQKVKPVEFMEGTDTVDIVKGGGDIVLACDTKVVAFNAAELACEGRDKDDDMVSVKRDTSDVDLVAGGDADSSGYNSDAADKDASSAAAAPDASEPGVGLMVPAMASRLERSCSNIETARRGSKAFELPAKSLSYGDLMALPAGGSATATPVGAPDDSPAASVKTTCSADHVMLKKCSSSQVLPSRSRKLWWRLLLRSHRNLHRPAATVPAAVPSAEQRHDGYASDTLDAGAATADVKNKGIAVGHEPIPNQWMAFSSEATSLDRVSAWVNSLVDNPFKANEECIVEHDDDDDDTARPHCTEIGEPSSFGGKFPAQARRRMAGEAIKANSIIQTLTTSSSVAHISGMGLTVIPVISPFSSLRAVNLSGNLIVQISSGSLPKGLHSLDLSRNKISVIEGLRELTRLRVLNLSYNKISRIGHGLSNCGAIRELYLAGNKISDVEGLHRLLKLAVVDLSFNKITTTKALGQLVANYSSLRALNLVGNPVQTNIGDDALRKSASGLLSRLEYLNKQPVRPQRAREAAKDSVAKAALGNGGWSSRRRPTPSSRRLSQSPGSSVKNRGRDNGSGSHRGSRSRSKSRPHQGFSLARK; from the exons ATGACCAAGATCAGCTGCTTCTCTGCTCTTCTCGCCGGCAAGAGGAAGTTATCAAAG GTTACGAGCAAGATTGGTTACGGCAAGAAGTCTGGTGGCAATGAGTTCCAGAAGGTGAAACCGGTGGAGTTCATGGAGGGGACGGACACCGTCGACATCGTGAAAGGCGGTGGTGACATTGTCCTGGCATGTGACACAAAGGTTGTCGCTTTCAACGCCGCTGAGTTGGCTTGTGAAGGCCGCGACAAGGACGATGACATGGTCTCGGTGAAGAGGGACACATCTGAcgtcgacctcgtcgccggcggcgacgcagaCTCTTCCGGCTACAATAGCGACGCCGCCGACAAGGATGCTAGCAGCGCCGCCGCAGCACCGGACGCTAGCGAGCCCGGGGTTGGCCTCATGGTGCCGGCCATGGCATCGAGGCTGGAACGCTCGTGCTCCAACATCGAGACGGCGAGGCGTGGCTCGAAAGCGTTCGAACTTCCGGCGAAGTCGCTCTCCTACGGCGACCTCATGGCCTTGCCTGCCGGTGGCTCAGCCACAGCCACCCCAGTCGGCGCGCCCGACGACAGCCCAGCCGCGTCCGTGAAGACGACGTGCAGCGCCGACCACGTCATGCTGAAGAAGTGTTCGTCCAGCCAGGTGCTCCCGTCCCGGAGCCGGAAGCTGTGGTGGAGGCTGCTCCTGCGAAGCCACCGGAACCTgcaccggccggcggcgaccgtaCCAGCAGCGGTGCCGTCGGCGGAGCAGCGGCACGACGGGTACGCGTCCGACACGCTCGACGCGGGCGCCGCCACGGCCGACGTCAAGAACAAGGGGATCGCCGTAGGCCACGAGCCCATCCCGAACCAATGGATGGCGTTCTCGTCGGAGGCCACGTCGCTGGACCGGGTCAGCGCGTGGGTGAACAGCCTCGTGGACAACCCGTTCAAAGCCAACGAGGAATGCATCGTGGagcacgacgacgatgacgacgacacgGCTCGCCCGCATTGCACGGAGATCGGGGAGCCCTCGTCGTTCGGCGGCAAGTTCCCCGCCCAAGcgcggcggcgcatggccggCGAGGCCATCAAGGCGAACAGCATCATACAAACGCTCACCACGTCCTCGTCCGTGGCGCACATATCGGGGATGGGGCTCACTGTCATCCCGGTGATCTCGCCGTTCTCCAGCCTCCGGGCAGTCAATCTGTCCGGCAACCTCATCG TTCAAATATCATCTGGATCATTGCCTAAGGGATTGCACTCACTCGATCTGTCGAGGAACAAGATATCTGTCATCGAGGGGCTGCGCGAACTGACGAGGTTGCGCGTGCTCAACCTCAGCTACAACAAGATTTCACGGATTGGTCACG GGCTGTCGAACTGTGGGGCGATCAGGGAGCTGTACCTCGCCGGGAACAAGATCAGCGACGTGGAGGGGCTGCACCGGCTGCTGAAGCTGGCGGTGGTGGACCTGAGCTTCAACAAGATCACCACGACGAAGGCGCTGGGGCAGCTCGTCGCCAACTACAGCTCGCTGAGGGCTCTCAACCTCGTCGGCAACCCGGTGCAGACAAACATCGGCGACGACGCGCTCCGCAAGTCGGCGTCGGGCCTCCTGTCGCGGCTCGAGTACCTGAACAAGCAGCCCGTGAGGCCGCagcgcgcgcgggaggcggcCAAGGACAGCGTCGCCAAGGCGGCGCTCGGGAACGGAGGGTGGAGCTCGCGCAGGcggccgacgccgtcgtcgcggcggctGAGCCAGAGCCCCGGCTCGTCGGTGAAGAACCGGGGGAGGGATAATGGGAGCGGCAGCCATAGGGGCAGCAGGAGCAGGTCCAAGAGCAGGCCTCACCAGGGCTTCAGCCTTGCAAGGAAGTGA